A stretch of the Patescibacteria group bacterium genome encodes the following:
- the murD gene encoding UDP-N-acetylmuramoyl-L-alanine--D-glutamate ligase produces the protein MENKFKNKRVVVMGLGGYGDGSGISAALFFARVGARVLVTDLKKEEDLRHQIKKLNKFKNIQYFFGGHREKDFQRADLIFQNPSVPDSSVYLKIARENNIPIINDWSLFLDNNDNFLIGVTGSKGKSTTTSLVYEFIKKKNKAILCGNIGVSPLKYMDKIKKEDVVVAEFSSWLLRGLLPAKKSPNIAVITNLKSDHLDKYKSLEDYHNDKKIIFKFQGPQDFLILNKDDKESKKAGKGIKSRIFWFSKKHFNGKDGIFIEGRDIVFKVDGKEEKVVKISDIQVPGDHNLENVLAGVCAAKIFGVKNSDIRMVLRDFKGVKDRLELVREIKGIKYYNDTTATNPDGAVSALKAFKEKKKRIILIAGGVDKNLDYKEFAKTIKKEVKELIIFPGTATDKLLKEINVHHSVVHKMKEAVRLARSLSKKGDIVLLSPGAASFGLFKNEFDRGKQFVREVRKLK, from the coding sequence ATGGAAAATAAATTTAAAAATAAGAGAGTTGTCGTGATGGGCTTGGGGGGGTATGGAGACGGCAGCGGCATATCTGCCGCTTTGTTTTTTGCGCGGGTCGGCGCCCGTGTCCTCGTGACAGATCTTAAGAAAGAAGAAGATCTAAGACATCAGATTAAAAAATTGAATAAGTTTAAGAATATACAATACTTTTTTGGTGGACATAGGGAAAAGGATTTCCAGAGGGCGGATCTGATTTTTCAAAATCCCTCAGTTCCTGATTCTTCGGTTTATCTTAAAATTGCCAGAGAAAATAATATCCCTATCATCAATGACTGGAGTCTATTTTTAGATAACAATGACAATTTCCTTATAGGCGTTACTGGGAGTAAGGGCAAGAGTACGACCACTTCTTTAGTTTACGAATTTATTAAAAAGAAGAATAAGGCTATTCTTTGCGGAAATATAGGTGTTTCTCCGCTTAAGTATATGGATAAGATAAAAAAAGAAGATGTTGTTGTGGCGGAATTCTCAAGCTGGCTTTTAAGAGGTCTTTTGCCGGCAAAGAAGAGTCCTAATATTGCGGTTATTACTAATCTAAAGTCAGACCATCTTGATAAGTATAAGAGTTTAGAGGATTACCATAATGATAAAAAGATTATTTTTAAATTTCAAGGACCGCAAGATTTCCTTATTCTAAATAAGGATGATAAAGAGTCTAAGAAAGCGGGCAAAGGTATAAAGAGCAGGATTTTTTGGTTTTCTAAAAAACATTTTAATGGTAAGGACGGTATTTTTATTGAAGGTAGAGACATTGTATTCAAGGTAGACGGAAAAGAAGAAAAAGTGGTGAAAATTAGCGACATCCAGGTTCCCGGCGATCATAACTTGGAGAATGTGCTAGCTGGAGTTTGTGCGGCAAAAATTTTCGGTGTGAAGAATAGTGATATTAGAATGGTCTTGCGAGATTTTAAGGGGGTTAAAGATAGGCTTGAGCTGGTGCGTGAAATAAAGGGCATAAAGTATTATAATGACACGACTGCGACGAATCCGGACGGAGCGGTGTCTGCCCTGAAGGCTTTCAAGGAGAAGAAGAAAAGAATAATTCTGATTGCCGGAGGAGTTGATAAAAATCTTGATTATAAAGAATTTGCGAAAACTATAAAAAAAGAAGTAAAAGAGTTAATCATTTTCCCTGGCACTGCCACAGATAAGCTTCTAAAAGAGATAAATGTGCACCACTCGGTGGTGCACAAAATGAAGGAGGCGGTGAGATTGGCGAGGAGTCTTTCCAAGAAAGGGGACATAGTGTTGCTTTCTCCGGGCGCGGCAAGCTTTGGTTTGTTTAAGAATGAATTTGACAGGGGCAAACAGTTTGTAAGAGAGGTAAGGAAGTTAAAGTAA
- a CDS encoding NADH:ubiquinone oxidoreductase — protein MKNLAKPKIAIYDFTDCEGCEVKLVSIKEKLLDLEKRFNIVNWRLGQEHFEDGPYDVTIIEGTPVTKDEIDLLVELREKSKVIVALGACASIAGIPGIMDKKDREKWYKKIYGEGYKPKGIDALPLSAYVKVDYMIHGCPVEEDEIMRALEELLAGKTPRYHGYSVCFECKERENPCRLLEDKICFGPITQGGCKAVCISGGSPCYGCFGPREEANIPALVKILKKFAANKEIDRHLSMFFNKIKEYREVFEKEMKKKKNGK, from the coding sequence ATGAAAAATTTAGCAAAACCAAAAATAGCCATATACGACTTCACCGACTGCGAAGGATGTGAAGTAAAACTCGTTTCTATTAAAGAGAAGCTTTTGGATCTGGAGAAGAGATTTAATATCGTGAATTGGAGGCTAGGTCAAGAGCATTTTGAAGACGGTCCATATGACGTCACTATTATAGAAGGAACACCTGTCACCAAAGACGAGATTGACCTTCTTGTAGAGCTCCGCGAAAAATCAAAAGTGATTGTCGCTTTGGGCGCGTGCGCTTCTATAGCCGGCATACCGGGGATAATGGATAAAAAAGATAGAGAAAAATGGTATAAGAAAATTTATGGTGAAGGGTATAAGCCTAAAGGGATTGATGCACTCCCTCTTTCAGCTTATGTGAAGGTTGATTATATGATACATGGTTGTCCTGTAGAAGAAGACGAAATAATGAGAGCTCTTGAAGAGCTGTTAGCCGGGAAGACCCCCCGTTATCATGGTTACTCGGTTTGCTTTGAATGTAAGGAAAGAGAGAATCCTTGTCGTTTACTTGAAGATAAGATATGCTTTGGTCCTATAACTCAAGGTGGGTGTAAGGCGGTGTGCATCTCCGGAGGAAGCCCTTGTTATGGATGTTTTGGCCCCAGGGAAGAGGCTAATATACCGGCACTGGTAAAGATATTAAAGAAGTTTGCCGCCAATAAAGAGATAGATAGGCATCTTTCTATGTTTTTTAACAAGATTAAAGAATATAGAGAAGTGTTTGAAAAAGAAATGAAGAAAAAGAAAAATGGAAAATAA
- a CDS encoding FAD/NAD(P)-binding protein, producing MQNIYEPIPVKIQKIEIYSGDVKLFRMAKLDGSPFPLNQNGLVFVPGQFVLAGLWGYGESPFGPASHPNDSSCIEVVVRKVGQVTSALHSLEEGDELTLRGPYGNGYPIDFFREKDVILITGGCGIPPIASLVEYIISNRSDFGEVNLLYGATTPEDLLMKERMNEWKRRINVTLTVDKPACNWDGNTGFVTDCLEHLKINSANTVVAMCGPGPMVDAIENLLNPMGIPDRRIFVSMERKMQCGVGRCQHCVCGDKYVCVDGPVFNLDEIDKAWDK from the coding sequence ATGCAAAATATTTACGAGCCGATACCGGTAAAAATTCAAAAAATTGAAATATATTCAGGTGACGTTAAGCTTTTCCGTATGGCTAAGTTAGATGGAAGCCCTTTCCCTTTAAATCAAAATGGACTCGTATTTGTGCCGGGTCAATTTGTGCTCGCTGGTTTGTGGGGGTATGGAGAGTCGCCGTTTGGTCCGGCTTCTCACCCAAATGATTCTTCGTGTATAGAGGTTGTTGTTAGAAAAGTCGGCCAAGTTACAAGCGCTTTGCACTCTCTTGAAGAGGGAGATGAACTGACACTAAGAGGACCTTATGGCAATGGGTATCCGATAGATTTTTTTCGCGAGAAAGATGTTATCTTAATAACAGGCGGCTGTGGTATTCCGCCAATAGCTTCGCTTGTTGAATATATTATTTCAAATAGGAGCGATTTTGGAGAAGTTAATCTTCTATATGGCGCCACTACTCCGGAAGATCTTTTAATGAAGGAAAGGATGAATGAATGGAAGAGGAGGATAAATGTTACTTTGACTGTTGATAAGCCGGCTTGTAATTGGGACGGTAATACCGGTTTTGTGACTGATTGCTTGGAACACCTGAAGATAAATTCGGCTAACACAGTGGTTGCGATGTGTGGGCCTGGTCCGATGGTTGACGCCATAGAGAACTTACTTAATCCAATGGGCATACCTGATAGGAGAATTTTCGTAAGTATGGAGAGAAAGATGCAGTGCGGGGTAGGCCGGTGTCAGCATTGTGTCTGCGGGGATAAATATGTATGCGTTGACGGACCAGTATTCAATTTAGATGAGATAGATAAAGCGTGGGATAAATGA
- a CDS encoding 4Fe-4S dicluster domain-containing protein: MKILEEKRLNIFLDKLGKQAQLFDVRESILPPKRYFFPSREITFTFDKKSKSLSSQKAPKDFILFGISLKDLEAITYLDEIMQKPARDDFYFNKRDKSILIGLTGKEFNVAPGGDIILRKLKNDEYEVVVVTKKGEKFLKRLDFPFTCLPAGKEEKDRVEYKISKSKTMVELHGLLSDPELLHDAVKWSWQGYPEIWDKLAGECLNCGICTYVCPLCHCFSVEDEMDLSGDECRRCRKWDACTLPEFAKVAGGIGRPGHSFHKGVKERYYNWFYHKFVRGYLEFGKSQCVTCGRCKKYCPARIDIEEVLLEIMNRFKKIKN, from the coding sequence ATGAAGATTTTAGAAGAAAAACGACTAAATATTTTTTTAGATAAGCTCGGAAAACAGGCGCAATTATTTGATGTTCGTGAAAGTATTTTGCCTCCGAAGCGATATTTTTTTCCTTCAAGAGAGATAACTTTTACATTTGATAAAAAAAGTAAAAGTCTCTCAAGCCAAAAGGCGCCTAAAGATTTTATTCTTTTTGGAATTTCACTTAAGGACTTAGAGGCTATTACTTATCTTGATGAGATAATGCAAAAGCCGGCGCGGGATGATTTTTATTTTAACAAAAGAGACAAATCAATTTTAATAGGCTTGACTGGGAAAGAATTCAATGTTGCTCCAGGGGGAGATATTATCTTGAGGAAATTAAAGAACGATGAGTATGAAGTCGTTGTCGTAACAAAAAAAGGGGAGAAGTTTTTAAAGAGATTGGATTTTCCTTTTACTTGCCTGCCGGCAGGTAAGGAAGAAAAAGATAGAGTTGAATATAAAATTTCTAAGAGCAAGACGATGGTAGAGCTTCATGGACTTTTGTCCGACCCTGAGCTTCTCCATGATGCTGTGAAGTGGTCTTGGCAAGGTTACCCGGAGATTTGGGATAAGCTGGCGGGGGAATGCCTTAATTGCGGGATCTGCACTTATGTTTGCCCACTTTGCCATTGTTTTTCTGTAGAAGATGAAATGGATCTTTCCGGAGACGAATGTAGGCGTTGTCGTAAGTGGGATGCTTGCACTCTGCCCGAGTTCGCTAAGGTTGCCGGAGGAATAGGGCGACCGGGGCATAGTTTTCATAAAGGAGTGAAAGAGAGGTATTATAATTGGTTTTATCATAAATTTGTGAGAGGTTATCTTGAATTTGGCAAATCCCAGTGTGTCACCTGTGGTAGATGTAAGAAATATTGTCCGGCGCGGATTGATATAGAGGAAGTTCTTTTGGAGATAATGAATAGGTTTAAAAAAATTAAAAATTAA
- a CDS encoding prepilin-type N-terminal cleavage/methylation domain-containing protein, with product MMSNRLKFKSYIAGFTLIEMVIYIAILSVIVVLVISSVLAMSKSLSSINTSRKINNFAETSLERLVREIRFASSVDTLGSTFGVNPGILKLNTIDPISESPTTVEFYIDGTDLMIKEGAGVAEDITPSSLSVTNLIFHDIVVPGISESIKIEIEVNGISLFGNKVEKFYNTAVLKRSY from the coding sequence ATGATGAGTAATAGATTAAAATTTAAGTCTTATATAGCCGGATTTACTCTTATTGAGATGGTTATTTATATCGCCATTCTATCTGTTATCGTTGTTTTGGTTATTTCATCTGTTTTAGCTATGTCTAAGTCATTGAGCAGTATTAATACATCAAGAAAGATTAATAATTTCGCAGAGACATCTTTAGAGAGGCTTGTCAGGGAGATAAGATTTGCAAGTAGCGTAGATACCTTGGGCAGTACATTCGGAGTTAATCCGGGTATTTTAAAACTGAATACTATAGATCCTATAAGCGAATCACCGACTACTGTTGAGTTCTATATTGATGGGACAGATCTTATGATTAAAGAAGGCGCAGGGGTAGCTGAAGATATAACTCCTTCATCGCTTTCTGTTACGAATCTGATTTTTCATGATATTGTTGTTCCCGGAATTTCTGAGTCAATAAAAATAGAAATTGAAGTAAATGGAATCAGTCTTTTTGGCAATAAGGTGGAAAAATTTTATAATACCGCAGTATTGAAGAGAAGTTATTGA
- a CDS encoding type II secretion system GspH family protein, with product MRENKLNDRGFGLVEIVIAVAIISFSVFSLFFIFELSLRAERKTANNIKASFLLEEGIEAAKIMRDTGWGTSLGALSSGLDYYLVFDGLNWQVSIIPSLIDGFFERKFIIEDVLRDANDDISEFGTIDPDTKNVIFYVSWQERGATTTSFVSSYITNIFNN from the coding sequence ATGAGAGAAAATAAATTAAACGATCGCGGATTCGGATTGGTAGAGATTGTAATAGCTGTGGCTATTATCTCTTTCTCTGTTTTTAGCCTATTTTTTATTTTTGAGCTTTCTCTTAGAGCAGAGAGAAAGACTGCAAATAACATAAAAGCGTCATTTTTGCTTGAAGAGGGAATTGAAGCGGCCAAAATTATGCGTGATACTGGCTGGGGCACCAGTCTTGGCGCGCTCTCTTCAGGATTGGATTATTACCTTGTCTTTGATGGGTTAAATTGGCAAGTGTCTATTATCCCGAGTCTTATAGACGGTTTTTTTGAAAGAAAATTTATCATTGAAGATGTTTTGCGTGATGCCAATGACGATATATCGGAGTTCGGCACAATTGACCCGGATACCAAGAATGTGATTTTTTATGTTTCTTGGCAAGAAAGAGGCGCCACTACCACAAGCTTCGTTTCATCATACATTACAAATATTTTCAATAATTAA
- a CDS encoding prepilin-type N-terminal cleavage/methylation domain-containing protein has translation MNKGFTLIEFIIVIVIVSILASFAVISFASFRNNQALSNTISDAVSMINEAKINTISSKDDSAYGIHFETNRAVLFKGAVFSEPNPDNRSLLFSPLIEISSISLNGGGSDIMFKKLTGKTEQYGTIIFRVKSDVGNTKTANITQSGSIDQN, from the coding sequence ATGAATAAAGGGTTTACTTTAATTGAATTTATTATAGTTATAGTCATTGTGTCTATATTAGCCAGTTTCGCTGTAATATCATTTGCTTCTTTTCGCAATAATCAGGCTTTAAGCAATACTATTTCGGATGCCGTTTCTATGATAAATGAAGCAAAGATTAATACCATTTCTTCAAAAGACGACTCTGCTTACGGGATTCATTTTGAAACAAATAGGGCGGTTTTATTTAAGGGGGCGGTTTTTTCGGAACCGAATCCTGACAATCGCAGTCTTCTTTTTTCTCCATTGATTGAAATTTCTTCAATTTCTTTAAATGGCGGAGGATCTGATATTATGTTTAAAAAACTTACGGGAAAGACAGAACAATATGGCACGATTATTTTTAGAGTTAAGTCCGATGTTGGCAATACAAAGACTGCAAATATTACGCAGAGCGGGTCTATTGATCAAAATTAA
- a CDS encoding type II secretion system F family protein, whose protein sequence is MKFKYKAKKITGEETEGELDAKDRFELAKDLKAEGYMLTSYKEEKEAKPFLSFSFLSIVPASEKMVFARNLSVMISAGLSVTRALSIIVKQTKNNKFKETVESLKNNIQKGKSISESMALFPKIFSSLFVAMVKMGEESGKLSEALEIIGIQLERDWTLKKKIKGAMIYPVIVVIALIIIGILLLVFVVPTLVSTFSELKIELPLSTRMIIGLSNFLINNSLITIIFSAAFFSLMTWLLRLPKGKRLFEYVLLRVPIISPLVKKINSARTARTLSSLTGSGVKIIEALDITIDVIQNSYYKEVISKAKIEIQKGSPVSKVFQENENLYPVLVGEMMAVGEETGKFSEMLERVADFYEEEVNNTTKNLSTVIEPLLMVVVGAVVGFFAVSMISPMYSMAGGL, encoded by the coding sequence ATGAAATTCAAATATAAAGCGAAAAAAATAACCGGTGAGGAAACGGAGGGAGAACTTGATGCAAAAGACAGGTTTGAGCTTGCTAAGGATTTGAAAGCCGAAGGTTATATGCTTACTTCATATAAAGAAGAAAAAGAAGCGAAGCCTTTTTTGTCTTTTTCGTTTTTAAGTATTGTGCCTGCGTCGGAGAAAATGGTCTTTGCAAGAAATTTGTCCGTTATGATAAGCGCCGGACTTTCTGTGACAAGGGCTTTGTCTATTATCGTAAAACAGACTAAAAATAATAAATTCAAAGAAACAGTTGAGTCATTAAAAAATAATATACAGAAAGGTAAATCCATATCAGAGTCAATGGCGCTATTCCCGAAGATTTTTTCAAGCCTTTTTGTCGCGATGGTAAAAATGGGAGAAGAGTCGGGCAAATTAAGCGAAGCGCTTGAGATTATAGGGATACAGCTTGAGAGGGATTGGACTCTAAAAAAGAAGATTAAGGGAGCGATGATTTACCCTGTGATCGTGGTAATTGCGCTTATAATAATAGGGATTCTCCTTTTGGTTTTTGTCGTTCCTACTTTGGTTTCTACCTTTTCAGAGCTTAAAATAGAACTTCCTTTAAGCACTAGAATGATTATCGGTTTAAGTAATTTTTTAATAAATAATTCCTTAATTACAATTATATTTTCCGCCGCCTTTTTTTCTCTGATGACTTGGTTATTAAGACTGCCGAAAGGAAAGAGACTTTTTGAATATGTATTGCTTAGAGTCCCAATTATATCTCCTTTAGTGAAAAAAATTAACTCTGCGCGCACAGCAAGAACGCTTTCTTCTTTGACGGGGTCCGGAGTTAAGATAATAGAAGCGCTTGATATAACGATTGATGTTATCCAAAATTCTTATTATAAAGAAGTTATTTCAAAGGCTAAGATAGAAATTCAAAAAGGCTCTCCTGTTTCAAAAGTCTTTCAAGAAAATGAGAATCTATACCCTGTGCTGGTGGGCGAGATGATGGCGGTTGGCGAAGAGACGGGAAAGTTTTCAGAAATGCTTGAGAGAGTCGCTGATTTTTATGAAGAGGAGGTTAATAATACGACTAAGAATCTTTCAACCGTCATAGAACCGCTTTTGATGGTTGTTGTGGGCGCTGTCGTAGGCTTCTTTGCCGTATCAATGATATCGCCTATGTATTCTATGGCAGGAGGCTTATAA
- a CDS encoding GspE/PulE family protein produces the protein MRVEQEQLKAFLLDSSLVNSSDIDEAEKKAKKTKKSLRDVLLSDGKVNEDDLIHLEAYILGIPFVNLKNEKISFDVLSMIPEPIARTHNIVAFKAYDGSLEVAMLDPEDLETIDFIKKKSSLKILPRLTTPDSIKYALSQYQRSLSAEFSDIIKKESGSIKIISDEIGGEEKVEELKKLGEDLPVVKIVDTLLRHAILERGSDIHIEPTDKDVIVRYRIDGVLHDAMVLPKSAADGIVARIKILSSLRLDEKRLPQDGRFKIETPEERVAFRVSVLPVYNGEKVVLRLLHEGAKGFSLEALGFSESQIDKVQKTIKKPNGMILVTGPTGSGKTTTLYTVLDILNKPGVNISTVEDPIEYQMQRINQSQVRPEIGFSFSNGLRSLLRQDPDIIMVGEIRDNETASLAINASLTGHLVLSTLHTNSAAGSIPRLLDMKVEPFLLVSTLNMAVAQRLVRKLSKTKEKYFLNKDQLKDLGDVVDLDRMLEILKDEKVIEPNISFDKIPFYKTKQTKDSPDGYFDRIGIHEVLEVTETIKNLVMKDATSDEIENQAKKEGMITMLEDGIIKAVQGITTIEEVLRVTSE, from the coding sequence ATGAGAGTTGAACAGGAACAACTCAAAGCCTTTTTGCTTGATTCAAGCTTGGTGAATAGCAGTGACATTGATGAAGCGGAAAAGAAGGCAAAGAAGACAAAAAAAAGTTTGCGAGATGTTCTATTAAGCGACGGGAAAGTGAATGAAGATGACTTAATACATCTTGAGGCATATATACTCGGTATTCCGTTTGTAAACTTGAAGAATGAAAAGATAAGCTTTGACGTCTTAAGCATGATCCCTGAGCCGATAGCGAGGACTCATAATATAGTCGCTTTTAAAGCTTATGACGGATCACTGGAGGTGGCAATGCTTGATCCTGAAGACCTTGAGACGATAGATTTTATAAAGAAAAAATCAAGTTTAAAGATACTACCAAGACTTACCACACCTGATTCTATCAAATATGCGTTATCTCAGTATCAAAGGAGTTTGAGTGCTGAATTTAGCGATATTATAAAAAAAGAATCAGGATCTATAAAAATCATTTCTGACGAGATTGGCGGAGAAGAAAAAGTTGAAGAATTAAAAAAACTCGGAGAAGATCTTCCCGTTGTGAAGATTGTGGATACTCTTCTTCGTCATGCCATACTTGAGCGGGGAAGCGATATTCATATTGAACCGACTGATAAAGATGTTATTGTCCGTTATAGAATTGACGGTGTTTTGCATGATGCCATGGTTTTGCCAAAAAGCGCCGCTGATGGAATCGTCGCTCGTATTAAGATTCTCTCAAGCTTGAGGCTTGATGAGAAGCGTTTGCCTCAAGACGGCAGATTTAAGATTGAGACTCCTGAAGAAAGAGTGGCTTTCAGAGTGTCTGTTTTGCCGGTTTATAACGGGGAAAAAGTCGTACTGAGGCTTTTGCATGAAGGAGCGAAAGGTTTTTCTTTGGAAGCTTTAGGTTTCTCGGAGAGCCAGATTGATAAAGTGCAGAAAACGATAAAAAAGCCAAACGGCATGATTCTTGTAACGGGCCCTACCGGCTCTGGAAAAACAACAACTCTTTATACTGTTCTTGATATATTGAATAAACCAGGGGTGAATATATCTACTGTTGAAGACCCTATTGAATATCAAATGCAAAGGATTAATCAAAGCCAAGTCAGGCCTGAAATAGGATTTTCTTTCTCAAACGGATTAAGGTCTCTTTTGAGGCAAGACCCTGATATTATAATGGTCGGCGAGATTAGAGATAATGAAACGGCATCTTTGGCAATAAATGCCTCATTGACCGGCCATCTTGTCTTATCAACGCTTCACACTAATTCAGCGGCTGGCTCCATCCCGAGGCTTCTTGATATGAAAGTGGAACCGTTCCTTTTAGTGTCAACATTAAATATGGCTGTTGCTCAGCGTCTTGTCAGGAAATTATCCAAAACAAAAGAAAAATATTTTCTAAACAAAGATCAATTGAAGGATTTAGGCGACGTGGTTGATTTGGATAGAATGTTAGAAATTTTAAAGGATGAAAAAGTCATAGAGCCGAATATTTCTTTTGACAAAATACCATTTTATAAGACGAAACAGACAAAAGATTCTCCTGACGGGTATTTTGACAGAATCGGAATACATGAAGTGCTTGAAGTGACAGAAACTATAAAAAATTTGGTTATGAAAGACGCCACTTCTGATGAAATTGAAAATCAAGCGAAAAAAGAGGGGATGATAACGATGCTTGAAGATGGTATTATAAAAGCAGTCCAAGGAATTACCACCATTGAAGAAGTCCTGAGAGTTACCAGCGAGTAA
- a CDS encoding response regulator, producing the protein MEKKKKILFIEDERRFQEMLETIFKAEGFETFSAFNGVDGVRMAEEEKPDIILSDLVLPKKDGFNVINELKNNPNISNIPIIILTNLEENQNVEKVISSGANMYLVKANYTLDDIVAKVKDTLKINNKEKNES; encoded by the coding sequence ATGGAGAAAAAGAAAAAAATACTTTTTATAGAAGACGAACGGCGTTTTCAGGAGATGCTTGAAACTATTTTTAAGGCTGAGGGCTTTGAAACTTTTTCCGCTTTTAATGGCGTTGACGGAGTAAGGATGGCGGAAGAAGAAAAGCCGGATATTATACTTTCTGACTTAGTTTTGCCTAAAAAAGACGGATTTAATGTAATTAATGAATTGAAAAATAATCCTAATATTTCCAATATTCCTATAATTATTCTCACAAACTTGGAAGAAAATCAGAATGTTGAAAAAGTTATTTCTTCCGGCGCCAATATGTATCTGGTGAAAGCAAATTATACACTTGATGATATTGTAGCCAAAGTAAAAGATACTCTAAAAATTAACAATAAAGAAAAAAATGAGAGTTGA
- a CDS encoding HAMP domain-containing histidine kinase, which produces MGLFIILSIISTYYLAQYYVEPEIVALIVLIITAVLFVISYVIVYSFEQVVIASQTKSEFVNIMSHELRSPLSAMKWQLNLIQRLKPNGEEILPMLSMLEEKNEEMIKLSNKLLEIDQIEGNGLVLKPVSFSLNKTIETVLKEQEGFAYIKDITLVKNLSGEPIFVFADDRKVKDVLGHLIDNAIRYSFKKGNVVISIEKVSGFAKCSITDNGIGISSVDAKKIFTKFFRNQSIVSYQTRGTGIGLFIAKAVIEASGGKIGFESIEGRGSTFWFMLPLSSEKKA; this is translated from the coding sequence ATGGGATTATTCATAATCCTATCTATTATTTCTACATATTATTTGGCTCAATATTATGTAGAGCCTGAAATAGTCGCGCTTATAGTCTTAATTATAACCGCGGTTCTTTTTGTAATAAGCTACGTTATAGTTTATTCTTTTGAACAGGTAGTAATAGCGTCTCAGACAAAATCGGAATTTGTTAATATTATGTCTCATGAACTAAGGAGCCCGCTTTCTGCAATGAAGTGGCAGCTTAATTTAATACAGCGATTAAAGCCAAACGGCGAAGAGATACTTCCTATGCTTTCAATGCTGGAAGAGAAGAATGAGGAAATGATTAAGCTTTCCAATAAACTTTTGGAGATAGATCAGATTGAGGGCAATGGTCTTGTATTAAAACCGGTTTCTTTTTCTTTAAATAAAACGATTGAGACTGTCTTGAAAGAACAAGAAGGTTTTGCTTATATAAAAGACATTACTCTTGTTAAAAATCTATCAGGCGAACCCATTTTCGTGTTTGCCGATGACAGGAAGGTAAAAGATGTTTTAGGCCATCTGATAGACAATGCTATTCGTTATAGTTTTAAAAAGGGTAATGTCGTAATATCAATAGAAAAGGTTTCGGGATTTGCCAAGTGCTCTATCACTGATAATGGTATAGGAATATCATCTGTTGATGCTAAGAAGATATTTACAAAATTTTTTAGAAATCAAAGCATCGTCAGCTATCAGACAAGAGGCACCGGCATAGGATTATTTATAGCCAAGGCTGTCATTGAAGCTTCCGGAGGAAAGATAGGTTTTGAGAGCATAGAAGGCCGCGGCTCTACATTCTGGTTTATGCTTCCTCTTTCTTCGGAAAAGAAGGCTTAA